A genomic window from Herbiconiux sp. A18JL235 includes:
- a CDS encoding M23 family metallopeptidase, with product MIPSTPRVGRRTPRRRSRTTISIVLTALVTVSLASTPYAASAEEYPTWAEVEAARADESTKQAQIGELTALISQIEADLAAAQQQAVALTDEWDVAQDARDRAGERARDLEAQAASAEQAAGAARLTVGRLVSSLARTGGSDQLTAQLLLSGSDSDNFLNRLATTSRLSENIDQLYRQAETTSNTAQALTDQAIVAKTERERLAVEAEAAMQAAIAASQAVEEQLGLQLANSETLKAQLAVLSENRQATEADYARGEEVRRAAAAAAAAAAAAAAGNGSSPQLDAGQLSDQGWARPVGGRISDGFGPRVAPTAGASSYHRGVDLGAGCGTPVYAASAGTVNYAGWFGGLGNWVQISHGAGVQTSYAHNSQLVVSPGESVAAGQLISLAGTTGVSTGCHLHYEVTVDGTRIDPQPFMAARGAALG from the coding sequence ATGATCCCCTCGACCCCGAGGGTCGGTCGCCGCACGCCACGGCGCCGATCTCGCACCACGATCTCGATCGTCCTGACGGCGCTCGTCACGGTCAGCCTGGCGTCAACGCCCTACGCCGCCTCAGCAGAGGAATACCCCACCTGGGCAGAGGTCGAGGCCGCCCGCGCCGACGAGTCCACCAAACAGGCCCAGATCGGCGAGCTCACCGCACTCATCAGCCAGATCGAAGCCGACCTCGCGGCCGCTCAGCAGCAAGCGGTAGCCCTCACCGACGAATGGGACGTCGCGCAGGATGCCCGCGACCGCGCGGGTGAACGAGCCCGCGACCTCGAGGCGCAAGCCGCATCGGCCGAACAGGCCGCCGGCGCGGCACGACTCACTGTCGGCCGGCTCGTGAGCTCCCTCGCGCGCACGGGCGGAAGCGATCAGCTCACCGCACAACTTCTGCTGTCGGGGTCCGACAGCGACAACTTCCTCAACCGGTTGGCGACCACGTCGCGGCTCTCCGAAAACATCGACCAGCTCTACCGGCAGGCTGAGACCACCAGCAACACCGCCCAAGCGCTCACCGACCAGGCGATCGTGGCAAAAACCGAGCGCGAGCGCCTCGCGGTCGAAGCCGAAGCTGCGATGCAAGCAGCCATCGCCGCCTCCCAGGCCGTTGAGGAGCAACTGGGCCTCCAGCTCGCGAACTCCGAAACACTCAAAGCACAGCTCGCCGTTCTCTCCGAGAACCGGCAAGCCACCGAGGCCGACTACGCCCGCGGAGAAGAAGTCCGACGAGCGGCGGCCGCCGCGGCCGCAGCAGCAGCGGCCGCGGCCGCCGGAAACGGGAGCTCCCCACAACTGGATGCGGGACAGCTCTCCGACCAGGGCTGGGCGCGGCCAGTCGGTGGCCGGATCTCCGACGGATTCGGTCCCCGCGTCGCCCCGACAGCAGGAGCGAGCAGCTATCACCGCGGCGTCGATCTCGGCGCCGGATGCGGCACGCCCGTGTACGCCGCCTCCGCCGGCACCGTCAACTATGCCGGCTGGTTCGGCGGCCTCGGCAACTGGGTACAAATCAGCCACGGTGCAGGAGTGCAAACCAGCTACGCCCACAACAGCCAACTCGTCGTAAGCCCGGGAGAGTCCGTCGCCGCAGGGCAACTAATATCACTCGCCGGCACCACCGGTGTGTCCACCGGCTGCCACCTGCACTACGAAGTCACCGTCGACGGCACCCGCATCGACCCACAACCATTCATGGCCGCACGCGGCGCCGCACTCGGATGA